The following proteins are encoded in a genomic region of Streptomyces collinus Tu 365:
- a CDS encoding alpha/beta hydrolase, with translation MPDDAAAARAAAEEESAFAHPPVDPDATAAYGDHPDQVIDFYVPRTDTPLAPLVVLLHGGAWRAPYDRRHVTPFADFLARRGFAVANVEYRRGGEPQIPAQNTGGGTAPAPLAGRWPDTFDDVAAALDALPALARELLPCADQRRTVLTGHSAGGHLALWAAARHVLPAGSPWRLDGPAPLRGVVALAPIADLAMAEKLDVCGNASLQLLGGNDRFAERQPYADPALLLPTGIATTLVQGRADLDVPQAVAEAYADAAAKAGEVVGLTLLEDVGHFPLIDPAADACAVVAEEIAQLAW, from the coding sequence ATGCCGGACGACGCCGCCGCTGCCCGCGCCGCCGCCGAGGAGGAGTCGGCCTTCGCGCACCCGCCGGTCGACCCCGACGCCACCGCCGCCTACGGCGACCACCCCGACCAGGTGATCGACTTCTACGTCCCGCGCACCGACACCCCGCTCGCCCCGCTGGTCGTCCTCCTGCACGGCGGCGCGTGGCGCGCGCCCTACGACCGCCGCCACGTCACCCCCTTCGCCGACTTCCTGGCCCGCCGGGGCTTCGCGGTGGCCAACGTGGAGTACCGCAGGGGCGGCGAGCCGCAGATCCCCGCGCAGAACACCGGGGGCGGCACGGCCCCGGCCCCCCTGGCCGGCCGCTGGCCCGACACCTTCGACGACGTGGCGGCGGCCCTGGACGCGCTGCCCGCACTGGCCCGCGAGCTGCTCCCGTGCGCCGACCAGCGCCGCACGGTCCTCACCGGCCACTCGGCGGGCGGCCACCTCGCCCTGTGGGCCGCGGCCCGCCACGTCCTGCCCGCCGGCTCCCCCTGGCGCCTGGACGGCCCGGCACCGCTGCGCGGCGTGGTCGCGCTCGCCCCGATCGCGGACCTCGCGATGGCCGAGAAGCTGGACGTGTGCGGGAACGCCTCCCTCCAACTCCTGGGCGGCAACGACCGTTTCGCGGAGCGGCAGCCGTACGCCGACCCCGCGCTGCTGCTGCCGACGGGCATCGCGACGACCCTGGTCCAGGGGCGCGCCGACCTCGACGTGCCGCAGGCGGTGGCCGAGGCGTACGCGGACGCGGCGGCGAAGGCCGGCGAGGTGGTGGGCCTGACGCTGCTGGAGGACGTCGGGCACTTCCCGCTGATCGACCCGGCGGCGGACGCGTGCGCGGTGGTGGCGGAGGAGATCGCCCAACTCGCCTGGTGA
- a CDS encoding alpha/beta hydrolase produces MGRAPTTKTARTAVRRAARTARRALIPALLTAALVVPLAGAARPGIPAPPPAAVGPLTPATLRTAYEANRADAAEAARMAAAHGDGHRAAADRALAARSRHLLAYDGRGAGLATEVLGDLAAADRVAVLVPGSDTSLDTYGRFHRAAAALYRDLTRRARAGTRVAVVAWLGYRTPGTVSATVTTTTRAEHAAPRLRALVRQLRTLAPAGSRLSLLCHSYGSVVCGRAAAGLDADDIALVGSPGTGAGTAAGLRSRARIWAARGTGDWVAHVPHVRADLLFTTVGFGTDPVSRAFGARVFDAAGADHSGYFTPGSASLANLARITLGETSEVTRG; encoded by the coding sequence ATGGGGCGGGCGCCGACGACGAAGACCGCGCGGACGGCCGTGCGCCGGGCCGCGCGCACCGCGCGCCGGGCCCTGATCCCGGCCCTCCTGACCGCCGCCCTCGTCGTGCCGCTCGCGGGCGCCGCCCGCCCCGGGATCCCCGCACCGCCGCCCGCCGCCGTGGGCCCGCTCACCCCGGCCACCCTGCGCACCGCGTACGAGGCGAACCGGGCCGACGCCGCCGAGGCGGCCCGCATGGCCGCCGCGCACGGCGACGGGCACCGCGCCGCCGCCGACCGCGCGCTGGCCGCCCGCTCCCGGCACCTGCTCGCCTACGACGGCCGTGGCGCCGGCCTGGCCACCGAGGTCCTCGGCGACCTGGCGGCCGCCGACCGGGTGGCGGTCCTCGTCCCCGGCTCCGACACCTCCCTGGACACCTACGGCCGCTTCCACCGGGCCGCGGCGGCCCTGTACCGGGACCTCACCCGCCGCGCCCGCGCCGGCACCCGCGTCGCCGTGGTCGCCTGGCTGGGCTACCGGACCCCGGGGACGGTCAGCGCCACGGTGACCACCACGACCCGCGCCGAACACGCCGCACCCCGACTGCGTGCCCTGGTGCGGCAGTTGCGCACGCTGGCGCCGGCCGGGTCCCGGCTCTCCCTGCTCTGCCACTCCTACGGCTCGGTGGTCTGCGGCCGGGCCGCCGCCGGCCTGGACGCCGACGACATCGCCCTCGTCGGCAGCCCCGGCACGGGCGCCGGCACCGCCGCCGGGCTGCGCTCCCGCGCCCGGATCTGGGCGGCCCGCGGCACCGGCGACTGGGTGGCGCACGTCCCGCACGTCCGCGCCGACCTGCTCTTCACCACCGTCGGCTTCGGCACCGACCCGGTCTCCCGCGCGTTCGGCGCCCGGGTCTTCGACGCGGCCGGCGCCGACCACAGCGGCTACTTCACCCCGGGCTCGGCCTCCCTCGCCAACCTGGCCCGGATCACCCTCGGCGAGACCTCGGAGGTGACCCGTGGCTGA
- a CDS encoding acyltransferase family protein, whose translation MAEPAPHTPRRALHALRQGADRVDAATPASRDRAVDALRAFAILGVVLGHWLVTALVADDGTLRAASPLQHLPRLAPVSWAFQTLAVFFLVGGHVATRSHASARARGVPYGAWLRGRLGRLLRPVLALLTLWTVAATALLLTGTPLVTLHTLVKLALSPLWFLLVFAVLTAATPLVARLSPLWPLAVVAHVDLLRFGLHVGPSWLGWVNLAAGWLVPYTLGAAWTRGELESRRAALVLLLGGATATAALVLTAGYPASMVGVPGHAVSNLNPPTLAAVTFGLAQCGLALMLRERLRAAMRRPLAWAAVALVNLSAMTIFLWHQTALMATTATALAAGRLPGLHTVPDGPDWVAYRLLWLPVFALVLALCRTAFRSWEQGSRRRPAGSGRGRSRVVRVHRAGDGKAARATRGVQGLLGRTAEDHFRSRP comes from the coding sequence GTGGCTGAGCCGGCCCCCCACACCCCGCGCCGCGCGCTGCACGCGCTGCGCCAGGGCGCCGACCGCGTGGACGCCGCCACCCCGGCGTCCCGCGACCGCGCGGTCGACGCGCTGCGCGCCTTCGCGATCCTCGGCGTCGTCCTCGGCCACTGGCTGGTCACGGCCCTGGTCGCGGACGACGGGACGCTGCGCGCGGCGAGCCCGCTGCAGCACCTGCCCCGGCTCGCCCCGGTCTCCTGGGCCTTCCAGACCCTGGCCGTCTTCTTCCTGGTCGGCGGCCATGTGGCCACCCGCAGCCATGCCTCGGCGCGCGCCCGCGGGGTGCCGTACGGCGCCTGGCTGCGCGGCCGGCTGGGCCGCCTGCTGCGGCCGGTCCTCGCCCTCCTCACCCTGTGGACGGTGGCGGCCACCGCCCTGCTGCTGACCGGCACTCCCCTCGTCACCCTGCACACGCTGGTCAAACTGGCGCTGTCGCCGCTGTGGTTCCTCCTGGTCTTCGCCGTCCTGACGGCGGCCACCCCGCTGGTCGCCCGGCTCAGCCCGCTCTGGCCGCTGGCGGTCGTCGCGCACGTGGACCTGCTCCGCTTCGGCCTGCACGTCGGCCCCTCCTGGCTGGGCTGGGTGAACCTGGCGGCCGGCTGGCTGGTCCCGTACACCCTGGGCGCCGCCTGGACCCGCGGCGAGCTGGAGTCCCGGCGGGCGGCCCTCGTGCTGCTGCTCGGCGGTGCGACGGCCACGGCCGCGCTGGTGCTGACGGCGGGCTACCCGGCGTCGATGGTCGGCGTGCCGGGCCACGCGGTCTCCAACCTCAACCCGCCGACCCTGGCGGCCGTCACCTTCGGCCTGGCCCAGTGCGGGCTCGCCCTGATGCTGCGCGAGCGGCTGCGCGCGGCCATGCGCCGCCCGCTCGCCTGGGCGGCGGTGGCCCTGGTCAACCTGTCCGCCATGACGATCTTCCTGTGGCACCAGACGGCCCTGATGGCCACGACGGCCACCGCGCTCGCGGCCGGCCGCCTGCCCGGGCTGCACACCGTCCCCGACGGCCCGGACTGGGTGGCGTACCGGCTGCTGTGGCTGCCGGTGTTCGCCCTGGTGCTCGCCCTGTGCCGGACCGCGTTCCGCTCCTGGGAACAGGGCTCGCGGCGCCGCCCCGCCGGCAGCGGCCGCGGGCGCTCGCGGGTGGTCCGGGTGCACCGGGCCGGGGACGGGAAGGCGGCGCGGGCCACCCGCGGTGTCCAGGGCCTGTTGGGTCGCACGGCAGAGGACCACTTTCGCAGCAGGCCCTAG
- a CDS encoding sensor histidine kinase, with amino-acid sequence MTGTGGRVFGVLAGWARRRLAVLHGDLWTLRPDPLPASVWLRWLPHGLLWLAAFGVTLGATAQLGDHGRLPFGPAFAIGLGQGGAIVLAMSRPIAGWWLSTTATVVGAVAVHGGLDTVAGSRFTWPWTAAGIIAHLLVLLLLALRVRTRVSVEALALTVLLTYLLEGVWGGGRYQPTGVVTVVLCTVVVVLGTALRGRREARAELVEQTTLTSEERARRTLLEERSRIARELHDVVAHHMSVISIQAQVAPHLVTDPTPELIENLDGIRQNALEALTELRRVLGVLRSENPEDPYGLGAPGGGAAPDAPQPTLDRLDALIENTRAAGLDVTAQTRGRARPYAPGVELSAYRIVQEALSNALRHAPGSRVRVEVAHLPDGVRLTVTNSPPGRPVPPSPGAGHGLLGMRERAAMLGGHVTAAGTPHGGFAVSAFLPRDGAPLPAPPVPPAK; translated from the coding sequence GTGACGGGGACGGGGGGCCGGGTGTTCGGGGTGCTCGCGGGCTGGGCCCGGCGCCGGCTGGCGGTGCTGCACGGCGATCTGTGGACGCTCCGGCCCGATCCGCTGCCCGCCTCGGTGTGGCTGCGCTGGCTGCCGCACGGCCTGCTGTGGCTGGCCGCGTTCGGGGTCACGCTCGGTGCCACGGCCCAGCTCGGGGACCACGGGCGGCTGCCCTTCGGCCCCGCCTTCGCGATCGGCCTCGGGCAGGGCGGCGCGATCGTCCTCGCGATGTCGCGGCCGATCGCGGGCTGGTGGCTGTCGACGACGGCGACCGTGGTGGGGGCCGTCGCGGTGCACGGCGGCCTCGACACGGTGGCGGGGTCGCGGTTCACCTGGCCCTGGACCGCGGCCGGCATCATCGCCCACCTGCTGGTCCTGCTGCTGCTCGCGCTGCGCGTGCGCACCCGGGTGTCGGTCGAGGCGCTGGCCCTGACCGTGCTGCTCACCTACCTCCTGGAAGGCGTGTGGGGCGGCGGGAGGTACCAGCCCACCGGGGTCGTCACGGTGGTGCTCTGCACGGTCGTCGTGGTGCTCGGCACCGCGCTGCGCGGCCGCCGGGAGGCGCGCGCCGAACTCGTCGAGCAGACCACCCTGACCAGCGAGGAGCGGGCCCGGCGCACCCTGCTGGAGGAGCGCAGCCGGATCGCGCGCGAACTGCACGACGTGGTCGCCCACCACATGTCGGTCATCTCCATCCAGGCGCAGGTGGCCCCGCACCTCGTCACCGACCCGACGCCGGAGCTGATCGAGAACCTGGACGGCATCCGGCAGAACGCGCTGGAGGCGCTCACCGAGCTGCGCCGGGTGCTCGGCGTGCTGCGCTCGGAGAACCCCGAGGACCCCTACGGGCTCGGCGCCCCCGGCGGCGGCGCGGCCCCGGACGCCCCGCAGCCCACCCTCGACCGGCTGGACGCGCTGATCGAGAACACCCGCGCGGCGGGCCTGGACGTGACCGCCCAGACCCGGGGCAGGGCGCGGCCCTACGCTCCCGGGGTGGAGCTGTCGGCGTACCGGATCGTGCAGGAGGCGCTGAGCAACGCCCTGCGGCACGCGCCGGGTTCCCGGGTCCGGGTGGAGGTCGCACACCTCCCGGACGGTGTGCGCCTCACGGTGACCAACTCCCCGCCGGGGCGGCCGGTCCCGCCCTCGCCGGGCGCCGGGCACGGACTGCTCGGGATGCGGGAGCGCGCGGCCATGCTCGGCGGTCACGTCACCGCGGCCGGGACCCCGCACGGCGGTTTCGCGGTCTCGGCCTTCCTGCCCCGCGACGGCGCCCCGCTCCCGGCCCCGCCGGTCCCACCCGCCAAGTAG
- a CDS encoding response regulator, whose translation MTSGTNGADGTGGSDGRSGAGVIRVLVADDQQMVRQGFTVLLNTKPDIEVVGQAVDGRDAVAKVGELVPDVVLMDIRMPELGGIEATRLITADHPGIRVLVLTTFDLDEYVYEALRAGAAGFLLKDASADQLAEAVRVVAAGDALLAPGITRRLIAEFSRLDGSPRPPLRQRVGELTERETEVLALIAQGLSNAEIAGRLVVAEQTVKTHVGRILVKLGLRDRTQAAVFAYESGLVRPSGY comes from the coding sequence ATGACCAGCGGCACGAACGGCGCGGACGGCACCGGCGGCAGCGACGGCAGGAGCGGCGCCGGTGTCATCCGCGTCCTCGTCGCCGACGACCAGCAGATGGTCCGGCAGGGCTTCACCGTGCTGCTCAACACCAAGCCGGACATCGAGGTGGTCGGGCAGGCGGTGGACGGCCGGGACGCCGTCGCCAAGGTCGGCGAACTGGTCCCGGACGTGGTGCTGATGGACATCCGGATGCCCGAGCTGGGCGGTATCGAGGCGACCCGGCTGATCACGGCCGACCACCCGGGCATCAGGGTCCTGGTGCTGACCACGTTCGACCTCGACGAGTACGTCTACGAGGCGCTGCGGGCGGGGGCCGCCGGGTTCCTGCTGAAGGACGCCTCGGCCGACCAGCTCGCCGAGGCGGTCCGGGTGGTGGCGGCAGGGGACGCGCTGCTCGCACCGGGCATCACCCGCCGGCTGATCGCCGAGTTCTCCCGGCTGGACGGCTCCCCGCGCCCCCCGCTGCGGCAGCGGGTGGGCGAGCTGACCGAACGGGAGACGGAGGTCCTGGCCCTGATCGCGCAGGGCCTGTCGAACGCGGAGATAGCCGGACGGCTGGTGGTCGCCGAACAGACCGTGAAGACCCACGTGGGCCGCATCCTGGTGAAGCTGGGCCTGAGGGACCGCACCCAGGCGGCGGTCTTCGCCTACGAGTCCGGCCTGGTCCGCCCCTCCGGCTACTGA
- a CDS encoding sensor histidine kinase yields the protein MTETTQTRSVPPGGATKQRSPEYRLAADALRGLRQDLFHDAFAYRPLPRAGADGTSARRGPGRMRDYAAWAPHAVVVALGVVAMLFALASTDRAGLLSLLSGLLALGPVLLTLVRPVGAFWCSLAASAVALVLGGGSGFGDWPWLPGSFLTHLVVLTVVALRTRPRVAAWMWVMTAAYGFVAESLFGWDHYSTDVGPMLILSALILLVVTVRHIRREAQQEVTAQQTVTEAERSRRTLLEERTTIARELHDVVAHHMSVVAIQAEAAPYRVENPPPELEQAFATIRENAVAALTELRRVLGVVRAEDYEAPDAPQPTLADLDALLANVREAGLEVTKTVTGAVRELPQGVELSAYRIVQEALSNTLRHAPGADARVEIGYVLGGLGLRIVNGRPPAPHLVKPSPGAGHGVTGMRERVSMLGGEMTAGPAADGGHEVTVFLPVPAGATAGEDGA from the coding sequence GTGACCGAGACGACCCAGACGCGGTCGGTGCCGCCGGGCGGCGCGACCAAGCAGCGCAGCCCGGAGTACCGACTGGCCGCTGACGCCCTGCGCGGGCTGCGGCAGGACCTGTTCCACGACGCCTTCGCCTACCGGCCGCTGCCCCGGGCCGGCGCGGACGGCACCTCCGCCCGCCGCGGCCCGGGCCGTATGCGCGATTACGCGGCCTGGGCCCCGCACGCCGTGGTCGTCGCGCTCGGCGTGGTGGCGATGCTCTTCGCCCTGGCGAGCACGGACCGCGCCGGACTGCTGTCCCTGCTGAGCGGGCTGCTGGCGCTGGGGCCGGTGCTGCTGACCCTGGTGCGCCCGGTCGGGGCGTTCTGGTGCTCGCTCGCCGCCTCCGCGGTCGCCCTGGTCCTCGGCGGCGGCAGCGGCTTCGGCGACTGGCCGTGGCTGCCGGGCAGCTTCCTGACCCACCTGGTGGTGCTCACGGTCGTCGCCCTGCGCACCCGTCCCCGCGTGGCCGCCTGGATGTGGGTGATGACCGCCGCCTACGGCTTCGTCGCCGAGAGCCTCTTCGGTTGGGACCACTACAGCACCGACGTGGGCCCGATGCTGATCCTGTCCGCGCTGATCCTGCTCGTCGTCACCGTCCGGCACATCCGCCGCGAGGCCCAGCAGGAGGTCACCGCCCAGCAGACGGTGACCGAGGCGGAGCGCTCCCGGCGCACCCTGCTGGAGGAGCGCACCACCATCGCCCGCGAGCTGCACGACGTGGTCGCCCACCACATGTCGGTGGTCGCCATCCAGGCCGAGGCCGCGCCCTACCGGGTGGAGAACCCGCCGCCGGAGCTGGAGCAGGCGTTCGCCACCATCCGGGAGAACGCGGTGGCGGCCCTGACCGAGCTGCGCCGGGTGCTGGGAGTCGTCCGCGCGGAGGACTACGAGGCGCCCGACGCCCCCCAGCCCACCCTCGCCGACCTGGACGCGCTGCTCGCCAACGTGCGGGAGGCGGGCCTTGAGGTGACGAAGACGGTGACCGGCGCGGTGCGCGAACTGCCGCAGGGCGTGGAGCTGTCGGCGTACCGGATCGTGCAGGAGGCGCTGAGCAACACCCTGCGGCACGCGCCGGGGGCGGACGCCCGGGTGGAGATCGGGTACGTCCTCGGCGGCCTGGGCCTGCGCATAGTCAACGGCCGGCCGCCCGCGCCCCACCTGGTCAAGCCCTCGCCCGGCGCCGGGCACGGCGTCACCGGGATGCGCGAGCGGGTCTCCATGCTGGGCGGCGAGATGACGGCGGGCCCGGCGGCCGACGGCGGACACGAGGTGACCGTGTTCCTGCCGGTGCCGGCCGGGGCGACCGCGGGCGAGGACGGGGCATGA
- a CDS encoding response regulator, protein MTIRVLIADDQMMVREGFSVLLNAMPDIEVAGEAVNGREAVERVRELAPDVVLMDIRMPELNGIEATREIVAADAAAKVLVLTTFDLDEYVYQALRAGASGFLLKDASARQLADGVRVVASGEALLAPSVTRRLITEFSRLAETPGLMPSAQAAYGELTERETEVLVLIAHGLSNAEIAGRLVVAESTIKTHVSRILVKLGLRDRTQAAVFAYEARLVTPG, encoded by the coding sequence ATGACGATCCGCGTACTGATCGCGGACGACCAGATGATGGTCCGCGAGGGCTTCTCCGTCCTGCTGAACGCGATGCCGGACATCGAGGTCGCCGGCGAGGCCGTCAACGGCCGCGAGGCGGTCGAGCGGGTGCGGGAGCTCGCCCCGGACGTGGTGCTGATGGACATCCGGATGCCCGAGCTGAACGGCATCGAGGCGACCCGGGAGATCGTGGCCGCTGACGCGGCGGCCAAGGTGCTGGTGCTGACCACGTTCGACCTGGACGAGTACGTGTACCAGGCGCTGCGCGCCGGTGCCTCCGGGTTCCTGCTGAAGGACGCCTCGGCGCGGCAGCTCGCCGACGGGGTGCGGGTGGTCGCGTCCGGGGAGGCGCTGCTGGCGCCCTCGGTGACCAGGCGGCTGATCACGGAGTTCTCCCGGCTCGCCGAGACGCCGGGCCTGATGCCGTCGGCGCAGGCGGCGTACGGGGAGCTGACCGAGCGGGAGACGGAGGTGCTGGTGCTGATCGCGCACGGTCTGTCCAACGCGGAGATCGCCGGGCGGCTGGTGGTCGCCGAGTCCACGATCAAGACCCATGTGAGCCGGATCCTGGTGAAACTGGGGCTGCGGGACCGCACCCAGGCCGCGGTGTTCGCGTACGAGGCGAGGCTGGTCACGCCAGGGTGA
- a CDS encoding cytochrome P450, with product MAAPRDLAFDPWDPAFLADPYPAYAELRSRGRVIRYEPTDQWLVPHHADVSALLRDRRLGRAYQHRFTHEDFGRTPPAPEHEPFHTLNDHGMLDLEPPDHTRIRRLVSKAFTPRTVQALVPYVRNLANELVAGLVAAGGGDLLTDVAEPLPVAVIAEMLGIPESDRAPLRPWSADICGMYELNPSGDSAERAVRASVEFSDYLRELIAERRENPGDDLISGLIAAHDEGDRLTEQEMISTAVLLLNAGHEATVNATVNGWWALFRNPDQLAALRADHSLVPAAVEELMRYDTPLQLFERWVLDDIEIDGTTIPRGAEIAMLFGSANHDPSVFTAPERLDIGRGDNPHISFSAGIHYCIGAPLARIELAASMTALLERAPTLSLAAEPERKPNFVIRGLEGLDVEVR from the coding sequence ATGGCAGCTCCTCGCGATCTCGCTTTCGATCCCTGGGACCCGGCGTTCCTCGCCGACCCGTACCCCGCCTACGCCGAGCTGCGCTCGCGTGGCCGGGTGATCCGGTACGAGCCGACCGACCAGTGGCTGGTCCCGCACCACGCGGACGTCTCGGCGCTGCTGCGGGACCGCCGGCTGGGCCGCGCCTACCAGCACCGGTTCACCCACGAGGACTTCGGCCGGACCCCGCCCGCCCCGGAGCACGAGCCGTTCCACACCCTCAACGACCACGGCATGCTCGACCTGGAGCCGCCGGACCACACCCGGATACGGCGGCTGGTGTCCAAGGCGTTCACCCCGCGCACGGTTCAGGCTCTGGTGCCGTACGTCAGGAACCTGGCGAACGAGCTGGTGGCGGGCCTGGTGGCAGCGGGCGGCGGCGACCTGCTGACGGACGTGGCCGAACCGCTGCCGGTGGCCGTGATCGCCGAGATGCTGGGCATCCCCGAGTCGGACAGGGCGCCGCTGCGGCCGTGGTCGGCGGACATCTGCGGGATGTACGAGCTGAACCCGTCCGGGGACTCCGCCGAGCGGGCCGTGCGGGCGTCGGTCGAGTTCTCGGACTATCTGCGCGAGCTGATCGCCGAGCGGCGCGAGAACCCGGGCGACGACCTCATCTCGGGCCTGATCGCGGCCCATGACGAGGGCGACCGGCTGACGGAGCAGGAGATGATCTCCACGGCCGTCCTCCTGCTCAACGCCGGCCACGAGGCCACCGTCAACGCCACGGTCAACGGCTGGTGGGCGCTGTTCCGCAACCCGGACCAGCTCGCGGCGCTGCGTGCGGACCACTCGCTGGTCCCGGCCGCGGTCGAGGAGCTGATGCGCTACGACACCCCGCTCCAGCTCTTCGAGCGCTGGGTCCTGGACGACATCGAGATCGACGGCACCACGATCCCCCGCGGCGCGGAGATCGCCATGCTCTTCGGCTCCGCCAACCACGACCCGTCCGTCTTCACCGCCCCCGAGCGGCTGGACATCGGCCGCGGGGACAACCCGCACATCTCCTTCAGCGCGGGCATCCACTACTGCATCGGCGCCCCGCTGGCCCGCATCGAGCTCGCGGCCTCCATGACCGCCCTGCTGGAGCGGGCCCCCACGCTGAGCCTGGCGGCGGAACCGGAGCGGAAGCCGAACTTCGTGATCCGCGGCCTGGAGGGCCTGGACGTCGAGGTGAGGTGA
- a CDS encoding adenylosuccinate synthase — protein MPALVLLGAQWGDEGKGKATDLLGGSVDYVVRYQGGNNAGHTVVVGDQKYALHLLPSGILSPGCTPVIGNGVVVDPSVLLSELSGLNERGVDTSKLLISGNAHVITPYNVTVDKVTERFLGKRKIGTTGRGIGPTYADKINRVGIRVQDLYDESILTQKVEAALDVKNQLLTKLYNRRAIAVDQVVEELLGYAEQIKPYVTDTVLVLNQALEEDKVVLFEGGQGTLLDIDHGTYPFVTSSNPTAGGACTGAGVGPTKISRVIGILKAYTTRVGAGPFPTELFDEDGEALRRIGGERGVTTGRDRRCGWFDAVIARYATRVNGLTDFFLTKLDVLTGWEQIPVCVAYEIDGKRVEELPYSQTDFHHAKPVYETLPGWSEDITKAKSFSDLPKNAQNYVKALEEMSGAPISAIGVGPGRDETIEINSFL, from the coding sequence GTGCCCGCACTTGTGCTGCTCGGTGCTCAGTGGGGTGACGAAGGCAAGGGGAAGGCGACCGACCTGCTCGGTGGCTCGGTGGACTATGTAGTGCGATACCAGGGCGGCAACAACGCCGGCCACACGGTCGTCGTGGGCGACCAGAAGTATGCACTCCACCTCCTCCCTTCCGGAATCCTCTCTCCCGGTTGTACGCCGGTCATCGGCAACGGTGTCGTCGTCGACCCGTCGGTCCTGCTCTCCGAGCTGAGCGGTCTGAACGAGCGTGGCGTTGACACGTCCAAGCTCCTGATCAGCGGAAACGCGCACGTCATCACGCCGTACAACGTGACCGTCGACAAGGTCACGGAGCGCTTCCTCGGCAAGCGGAAGATCGGTACGACGGGGCGCGGCATCGGACCGACCTACGCCGACAAGATCAACCGTGTCGGCATCCGGGTCCAGGACCTGTACGACGAGTCGATCCTGACCCAGAAGGTCGAGGCGGCCCTCGACGTCAAGAACCAGCTGCTGACCAAGCTGTACAACCGGCGTGCCATCGCCGTCGACCAGGTGGTCGAGGAGCTGCTGGGCTACGCCGAGCAGATCAAGCCGTACGTCACCGACACCGTGCTGGTCCTCAACCAGGCGCTGGAGGAGGACAAGGTCGTCCTGTTCGAGGGCGGTCAGGGCACGCTCCTCGACATCGACCACGGCACGTATCCCTTCGTCACCTCCTCGAACCCGACCGCGGGCGGCGCCTGCACCGGCGCCGGGGTGGGCCCGACGAAGATCAGCCGGGTCATCGGCATCCTCAAGGCGTACACGACCCGGGTCGGCGCCGGCCCGTTCCCGACCGAGCTGTTCGACGAGGACGGCGAGGCGCTGCGCCGGATCGGCGGCGAGCGGGGCGTGACCACCGGCCGTGACCGCCGCTGCGGCTGGTTCGACGCGGTCATCGCCCGCTACGCGACCCGGGTGAACGGCCTGACCGACTTCTTCCTCACCAAGCTGGACGTGCTCACCGGCTGGGAGCAGATCCCGGTCTGCGTGGCGTACGAGATCGACGGCAAGCGGGTCGAGGAGCTGCCGTACTCGCAGACCGACTTCCACCACGCGAAGCCCGTCTACGAGACGCTGCCCGGCTGGTCCGAGGACATCACCAAGGCGAAGTCCTTCTCCGACCTGCCGAAGAACGCCCAGAACTACGTCAAGGCGCTGGAGGAGATGTCCGGCGCCCCGATCTCCGCGATCGGCGTGGGCCCGGGCCGGGACGAGACGATCGAGATCAACTCGTTCCTGTAG